From the Oleiphilus messinensis genome, one window contains:
- a CDS encoding cytochrome P450: MSLPPGPKGKPILGSISEFAADTLSFLTDTTNTYGDVVYFKLGHLPTYLVTDPVLVKEILLTQHTKFIKNSFFWRHFRGIFGKGLLTNEGQPWRVQRKLAAPAFQHKRIATYVDYMVQFTRETQQQWQDGATLDIHDEMMRLTADIVAKALFDASMATDGQALLDAVHVIEAQIPIRMARPFVFLDYLPLKSNRAYQKALQTIEQEINRFIQHHRDQPGQRETLLSMLMEACYEDGSAMSDKQLRDEVITLFLAGHDTTAITLSWTLYLLSQHPECKARVQHELETVLQGNAPTMSDLADLHYLRNVIKESMRLFPAAFVFGRESVEDVQLGPWKIPKGTTVLVSPWVSHRSEKYFANAQSFEPDRWTEDFEKNQLPRYVYMPFGGGPRVCIGEGFAMMEAQTLLAILLQSFEFEYAGDEKPKPFASITLSPAAGMKMRLRVRASRDSKKEESALRPAAQY, translated from the coding sequence ATGTCCCTTCCTCCCGGCCCGAAAGGCAAGCCCATATTGGGCAGTATCAGTGAATTTGCAGCGGATACGCTGAGTTTCCTGACCGACACAACAAACACCTATGGCGATGTGGTTTATTTCAAATTGGGTCATCTGCCCACGTATCTGGTCACAGACCCCGTCCTCGTTAAAGAAATACTCCTGACCCAACACACGAAATTTATCAAAAACAGTTTTTTCTGGCGTCACTTCCGGGGTATTTTCGGCAAGGGGCTACTAACCAACGAGGGACAACCGTGGCGGGTGCAGCGCAAACTGGCAGCGCCTGCTTTTCAACACAAACGAATCGCAACCTATGTTGATTATATGGTTCAGTTCACCCGGGAAACACAACAGCAATGGCAAGATGGTGCCACACTGGATATACACGATGAAATGATGCGCCTGACGGCGGATATTGTCGCCAAAGCATTGTTTGATGCATCTATGGCAACCGACGGTCAAGCATTGCTGGATGCGGTCCATGTCATTGAAGCACAAATCCCGATTCGCATGGCGCGACCTTTTGTATTTCTGGATTACCTGCCGCTGAAAAGCAACCGGGCCTATCAAAAAGCATTGCAGACGATTGAACAGGAAATCAACCGCTTTATTCAGCATCACCGGGATCAGCCCGGTCAACGGGAGACGTTGCTTTCCATGTTGATGGAAGCCTGCTATGAAGACGGCTCCGCCATGAGCGACAAACAGCTTCGGGATGAAGTGATCACCCTGTTTCTCGCCGGACACGATACTACCGCAATCACACTTTCCTGGACGTTGTATCTGCTATCACAACACCCGGAATGCAAGGCTCGTGTGCAACATGAGTTAGAAACAGTATTGCAGGGTAATGCACCCACCATGTCTGATTTGGCTGACCTGCACTATTTACGGAACGTCATCAAGGAATCGATGCGACTCTTCCCTGCCGCATTTGTATTTGGTCGGGAAAGTGTTGAAGACGTCCAGCTTGGCCCCTGGAAAATTCCCAAGGGTACGACGGTACTGGTTAGCCCCTGGGTGAGCCACCGTAGCGAAAAATATTTTGCCAACGCCCAATCCTTCGAGCCAGACCGCTGGACCGAGGATTTCGAAAAAAATCAGCTCCCCCGTTACGTTTACATGCCGTTTGGCGGCGGGCCAAGAGTCTGTATCGGGGAAGGTTTTGCCATGATGGAGGCGCAAACGTTGCTCGCGATCCTTCTGCAGTCCTTTGAGTTCGAATATGCAGGGGACGAAAAGCCCAAGCCTTTCGCCTC
- a CDS encoding zinc ribbon domain-containing protein yields the protein MVPSPEEEILCTDCSRTTQHHSGKKLICSECGAKHDRDISAARNILAAGASTSSWRNPCYLNWALESFIHKIW from the coding sequence TTGGTTCCAAGCCCAGAGGAAGAAATACTCTGCACTGATTGCTCTCGCACAACTCAGCATCATTCAGGGAAAAAATTGATCTGCTCCGAGTGCGGAGCCAAGCATGACCGGGACATCAGTGCGGCCAGAAACATTCTCGCGGCTGGAGCATCGACATCTAGCTGGAGAAATCCCTGTTATTTAAATTGGGCTCTTGAGTCGTTCATTCACAAAATCTGGTAG